Proteins from one Apis cerana isolate GH-2021 linkage group LG11, AcerK_1.0, whole genome shotgun sequence genomic window:
- the LOC107999401 gene encoding peroxisomal ATPase PEX1 isoform X1 encodes MQSERFIVKFITVNNCFAYLPDTWLRKLETKENVIKIIHKDKTHYMSCNVRPNLNESLCIGTTFARSLNIEEGDEVIVSFVKNVPILIKINVAPLTANDREILELQIEKVQSTLLSQIRVVVEGQPIVAWVSRFSYVTLIVESLEPPVKYGKLEQFSEIHVADTAVNKKDDDSNENGKKTSHIANNLLSAFNKFLPITNDRNSIKRKDEAIRNYELLHSFSNRKLPTICRVHPMPKMDTIEGNMFDEIARCPYHVFVPSDQASEFLENFGIARIKKLPEDKQYVNITNTNFLVKDESPVPNLFTELIVRVYTLEDLLEKTSTLNEEHFNINLRHKSVYVSDSLRISLKLKVGAKVSLTLMDRTEISVPSSLELFSWRDSVSVKDFEDYVKKYSLHNKLLINSCAVIVMDNGSSCIVKISSEDCKFAVIDEATLRDTRVRMRSVEEKDQFRVFDKLDQEYSRLEKTYTSHLTTVLTECRLALDLSLGLQTQLPFEYNPENILISGVVGSGKTAICKIIEDIMRSPPYFVHTHTIDCRSLKGKKVEMLQKIIMAALSECVYYQPSIIFLDDIEAITNASMNDEENTPDALNAARITDMLNNTVMQYQESYQVSLIATCTSINRIGQKLRPARGCHFFRTVLSIPNLEKADRINILQLMLGDKLYTPGDVNWDYYGNKTEGWVFQDLVDMAKKATFAAWKRHDSSKPPIVIEEEDMEVALKNYTPMSLQDVQLYKGTGHVWSDIGGLTDVKRSLVEILQWPLKYPEIFKNAPIKLQNGILLYGMPGTGKTMLAKAIANECGVNLISIKGPELLSKYIGVSEESVRNVFERALRAKPCVLFFDEFDSLAPRRGHDSTGVTDRVVNQLLTQMDGVEDREGVAVVAASSRPDLLDPALLRPGRLDKALYCPLPDEADREEILTALCKKQKVDTTGLDLKELAILTSGFTGADLNAVLTQARLSALENAIANVSNGKIEAEDIKISQTHLIDSINSTHPSLPRAEKEKYRRIYAKFAKNDNFMEDITKNQKATLA; translated from the exons gagaatgtaatcaaaataattcacaaaGATAAAACGCATTATATGTCATGTAACGTAAGGCCAAATCTTAATGAAAGTTTGTGCATTGGTACAACTTTTGCAAGAAGTTTGAACATCGAAGAAGGTGACGAAGTAATTGTATCGTTCGTGAAGAATgttccaattttaataaaaataaatgtcgcACCTCTCACCGCGAACGATAGAGAAATTTTG gaATTACAAATAGAAAAAGTACAATCTACATTGCTTAGTCAAATACGAGTGGTAGTAGAAGGTCAACCGATCGTAGCTTGGGTTTCAAGATTTTCTTACGTAACCTTAATCGTAG AATCACTGGAACCACCAGTGAAATATGGCAAACTCGAACAATTTTCGGAAATACACGTTGCCGATACGGCAGTGAATAAAAAGGATGACGATTCGAATGAAAACGGCAAGAAAACATCCCATATCGCGAACAATTTGCTTTCggcattcaataaatttttaccaattacAAATGATCGAAATTCGATCAAAAGGAAAGATGAAGCGATCAGAAATTACGAGCTGTTGCATAGTTTTAGCAACAGAAAATTACCCACGATATGCCGTGTCCATCCAATGCCTAAAATGGATACGATCGAAGGAAATATGTTCGACGAGATTGCACGTTGTCCTTATCACGTGTTCGTTCCGAGTGATCAAGCATCagaattcttggaaaattttggGATAGCTCGCATAAAAAAACTTCCAGAGGACAAGCAATACGTGAACATAACCAACacgaattttcttgtaaaagacGAGTCTCCTGTTCCAAATCTTTTTACAGAATTGATAGTGAGGGTATACACTTTGGAGGATTTGTTAGAGAAAACCAGCACGTTGAACGaagaacattttaatattaatttacgtCACAAGAGCGTGTACGTGTCGGACAGTTTGAGAATCAGTTTGAAGTTAAAAGTAGGTGCAAAGGTGAGCTTAACGTTGATGGATAGAACTGAAATATCTGTACCGTCCTCCCTTGAATTATTTTCGTGGAGAGATTCGGTATCGGTGAAAGATTTCGAGGATTACGTTAAAAAGTATTCCcttcataataaattgttgattAACTCTTGTGCTGTTATTGTAATGGATAACGGGAGTTCTTGTATAGTGAAAATTTCATCGGAGGATTGCAAGTTTGCCGTGATCGACGAGGCCACTTTAAGGGATACGAGAGTGCGTATGAGGTCAGTGGAGGAAAAGGATCAGTTTCGAGTGTTTGACAAGTTGGATCAAGAATATTCTCGTTTAGAAAAAACGTATACGag tcACTTGACGACAGTTTTAACGGAATGTCGATTAGCGTTAGATCTCAGTCTAGGCTTACAAACACAATTACCTTTTGAATACAatcctgaaaatattttaatttctggcGTGGTTGGTTCGGGCAAAACTgccatttgtaaaataatcgaGGACATTATGCGAAGTCCACCGTATTTCGTGCATACTCATACGATTGATTGTAGATCGTTAAaag GGAAGAAAGTAGaaatgttacaaaaaattattatggcTGCTCTGTCCGAATGTGTCTATTATCAACCTTCGATAATATTTCTGGATGATATAGAAGCCATAACGAATGCATCGATGAACGATGAAGAGAACACACCTGATGCTTTAAATGCTGCCag GATAACAGATATGTTAAATAACACGGTGATGCAATATCAAGAATCATATCAAGTGTCATTAATTGCAACGTGTACAAGTATTAACAGGATAGGTCAGAAATTAAGGCCGGCTAGGGGTTGTCATTTTTTTAGGACTGTTTTATCTATTCCTAATTTAGAAAAG gcggatagaatcaatattttgcaattaatgcTCGGAGATAAGTTGTACACGCCTGGAGACGTGAATTGGGATTACTATGGAAACAAGACCGAAGGGTGGGTGTTTCAAGACCTCGTGGATATGGCTAAGAAAGCTACGTTCGCTGCTTGGAAGCGTCACG ATTCCTCTAAGCCTCCCATCGTGATCGAAGAAGAGGACATGGAGGTCGCCCTGAAGAATTACACGCCGATGTCTCTACAAGATGTGCAATTGTACAAAGGCACGGGCCACGTTTGGTCAGATATTGGTGGTCTGACCGACGTGAAAAGATCTCTGGTAGAGATTTTACAGTGGCCGTTGAAATATCCTGAGATATTCAAGAATGCTCCTATCAAACTGCAAAAtggcattttattatatggcATGCCGGGAACAGGGAAAACAATGCTGGCCAAAGCGATTGCCAACGAATGCGGTGTTAATTTGATCAGTATTAAA gGCCCGGAATTATTGTCAAAATATATCGGTGTTAGCGAGGAGTCTGTTAGAAACGTATTCGAGAG AGCTCTTCGTGCCAAACCGTGCGTCTTGTTTTTCGACGAATTCGACAGTCTCGCTCCAAG GCGAGGCCACGATAGTACCGGTGTCACCGACAGAGTGGTGAACCAATTATTAACCCAAATGGACGGAGTCGAGGATAGAGAAGGTGTTGCGGTTGTGGCAGCCTCTTCGAGGCCAGATTTATTGGATCCAGCCCTGTTGAGACCTGGACGTCTCGACAAAGCGTTGTATTGTCCTCTTCCGGACGAG GCGGACAGAGAGGAAATTTTGACCGCTCTCTGCAAAAAACAGAAAGTAGACACGACAGGATTGGATTTAAAAGAACTGGCCATTCTCACTTCAGGCTTCACCGGCGCGGATTTGAATGCCGTGCTGACCCAAGCCAGATTATCAGCCTTAGAGAACGCGATTGCGAACGTTTCc AACGGAAAGATCGAGGCAGAGGACATTAAGATTTCTCAGACGCATTTAATCGATTCCATCAACTCTACCCATCCCTCTTTGCCTCGTGCCGAAAAAGAGAAGTACAGAAGGAT ttACGCCAAATTTGCGAAGAATGACAATTTTATGGAAGATATAACGAAGAATCAGAAGGCTACTTTGGCATGA
- the LOC107999401 gene encoding peroxisomal ATPase PEX1 isoform X2, whose translation MSCNVRPNLNESLCIGTTFARSLNIEEGDEVIVSFVKNVPILIKINVAPLTANDREILELQIEKVQSTLLSQIRVVVEGQPIVAWVSRFSYVTLIVESLEPPVKYGKLEQFSEIHVADTAVNKKDDDSNENGKKTSHIANNLLSAFNKFLPITNDRNSIKRKDEAIRNYELLHSFSNRKLPTICRVHPMPKMDTIEGNMFDEIARCPYHVFVPSDQASEFLENFGIARIKKLPEDKQYVNITNTNFLVKDESPVPNLFTELIVRVYTLEDLLEKTSTLNEEHFNINLRHKSVYVSDSLRISLKLKVGAKVSLTLMDRTEISVPSSLELFSWRDSVSVKDFEDYVKKYSLHNKLLINSCAVIVMDNGSSCIVKISSEDCKFAVIDEATLRDTRVRMRSVEEKDQFRVFDKLDQEYSRLEKTYTSHLTTVLTECRLALDLSLGLQTQLPFEYNPENILISGVVGSGKTAICKIIEDIMRSPPYFVHTHTIDCRSLKGKKVEMLQKIIMAALSECVYYQPSIIFLDDIEAITNASMNDEENTPDALNAARITDMLNNTVMQYQESYQVSLIATCTSINRIGQKLRPARGCHFFRTVLSIPNLEKADRINILQLMLGDKLYTPGDVNWDYYGNKTEGWVFQDLVDMAKKATFAAWKRHDSSKPPIVIEEEDMEVALKNYTPMSLQDVQLYKGTGHVWSDIGGLTDVKRSLVEILQWPLKYPEIFKNAPIKLQNGILLYGMPGTGKTMLAKAIANECGVNLISIKGPELLSKYIGVSEESVRNVFERALRAKPCVLFFDEFDSLAPRRGHDSTGVTDRVVNQLLTQMDGVEDREGVAVVAASSRPDLLDPALLRPGRLDKALYCPLPDEADREEILTALCKKQKVDTTGLDLKELAILTSGFTGADLNAVLTQARLSALENAIANVSNGKIEAEDIKISQTHLIDSINSTHPSLPRAEKEKYRRIYAKFAKNDNFMEDITKNQKATLA comes from the exons ATGTCATGTAACGTAAGGCCAAATCTTAATGAAAGTTTGTGCATTGGTACAACTTTTGCAAGAAGTTTGAACATCGAAGAAGGTGACGAAGTAATTGTATCGTTCGTGAAGAATgttccaattttaataaaaataaatgtcgcACCTCTCACCGCGAACGATAGAGAAATTTTG gaATTACAAATAGAAAAAGTACAATCTACATTGCTTAGTCAAATACGAGTGGTAGTAGAAGGTCAACCGATCGTAGCTTGGGTTTCAAGATTTTCTTACGTAACCTTAATCGTAG AATCACTGGAACCACCAGTGAAATATGGCAAACTCGAACAATTTTCGGAAATACACGTTGCCGATACGGCAGTGAATAAAAAGGATGACGATTCGAATGAAAACGGCAAGAAAACATCCCATATCGCGAACAATTTGCTTTCggcattcaataaatttttaccaattacAAATGATCGAAATTCGATCAAAAGGAAAGATGAAGCGATCAGAAATTACGAGCTGTTGCATAGTTTTAGCAACAGAAAATTACCCACGATATGCCGTGTCCATCCAATGCCTAAAATGGATACGATCGAAGGAAATATGTTCGACGAGATTGCACGTTGTCCTTATCACGTGTTCGTTCCGAGTGATCAAGCATCagaattcttggaaaattttggGATAGCTCGCATAAAAAAACTTCCAGAGGACAAGCAATACGTGAACATAACCAACacgaattttcttgtaaaagacGAGTCTCCTGTTCCAAATCTTTTTACAGAATTGATAGTGAGGGTATACACTTTGGAGGATTTGTTAGAGAAAACCAGCACGTTGAACGaagaacattttaatattaatttacgtCACAAGAGCGTGTACGTGTCGGACAGTTTGAGAATCAGTTTGAAGTTAAAAGTAGGTGCAAAGGTGAGCTTAACGTTGATGGATAGAACTGAAATATCTGTACCGTCCTCCCTTGAATTATTTTCGTGGAGAGATTCGGTATCGGTGAAAGATTTCGAGGATTACGTTAAAAAGTATTCCcttcataataaattgttgattAACTCTTGTGCTGTTATTGTAATGGATAACGGGAGTTCTTGTATAGTGAAAATTTCATCGGAGGATTGCAAGTTTGCCGTGATCGACGAGGCCACTTTAAGGGATACGAGAGTGCGTATGAGGTCAGTGGAGGAAAAGGATCAGTTTCGAGTGTTTGACAAGTTGGATCAAGAATATTCTCGTTTAGAAAAAACGTATACGag tcACTTGACGACAGTTTTAACGGAATGTCGATTAGCGTTAGATCTCAGTCTAGGCTTACAAACACAATTACCTTTTGAATACAatcctgaaaatattttaatttctggcGTGGTTGGTTCGGGCAAAACTgccatttgtaaaataatcgaGGACATTATGCGAAGTCCACCGTATTTCGTGCATACTCATACGATTGATTGTAGATCGTTAAaag GGAAGAAAGTAGaaatgttacaaaaaattattatggcTGCTCTGTCCGAATGTGTCTATTATCAACCTTCGATAATATTTCTGGATGATATAGAAGCCATAACGAATGCATCGATGAACGATGAAGAGAACACACCTGATGCTTTAAATGCTGCCag GATAACAGATATGTTAAATAACACGGTGATGCAATATCAAGAATCATATCAAGTGTCATTAATTGCAACGTGTACAAGTATTAACAGGATAGGTCAGAAATTAAGGCCGGCTAGGGGTTGTCATTTTTTTAGGACTGTTTTATCTATTCCTAATTTAGAAAAG gcggatagaatcaatattttgcaattaatgcTCGGAGATAAGTTGTACACGCCTGGAGACGTGAATTGGGATTACTATGGAAACAAGACCGAAGGGTGGGTGTTTCAAGACCTCGTGGATATGGCTAAGAAAGCTACGTTCGCTGCTTGGAAGCGTCACG ATTCCTCTAAGCCTCCCATCGTGATCGAAGAAGAGGACATGGAGGTCGCCCTGAAGAATTACACGCCGATGTCTCTACAAGATGTGCAATTGTACAAAGGCACGGGCCACGTTTGGTCAGATATTGGTGGTCTGACCGACGTGAAAAGATCTCTGGTAGAGATTTTACAGTGGCCGTTGAAATATCCTGAGATATTCAAGAATGCTCCTATCAAACTGCAAAAtggcattttattatatggcATGCCGGGAACAGGGAAAACAATGCTGGCCAAAGCGATTGCCAACGAATGCGGTGTTAATTTGATCAGTATTAAA gGCCCGGAATTATTGTCAAAATATATCGGTGTTAGCGAGGAGTCTGTTAGAAACGTATTCGAGAG AGCTCTTCGTGCCAAACCGTGCGTCTTGTTTTTCGACGAATTCGACAGTCTCGCTCCAAG GCGAGGCCACGATAGTACCGGTGTCACCGACAGAGTGGTGAACCAATTATTAACCCAAATGGACGGAGTCGAGGATAGAGAAGGTGTTGCGGTTGTGGCAGCCTCTTCGAGGCCAGATTTATTGGATCCAGCCCTGTTGAGACCTGGACGTCTCGACAAAGCGTTGTATTGTCCTCTTCCGGACGAG GCGGACAGAGAGGAAATTTTGACCGCTCTCTGCAAAAAACAGAAAGTAGACACGACAGGATTGGATTTAAAAGAACTGGCCATTCTCACTTCAGGCTTCACCGGCGCGGATTTGAATGCCGTGCTGACCCAAGCCAGATTATCAGCCTTAGAGAACGCGATTGCGAACGTTTCc AACGGAAAGATCGAGGCAGAGGACATTAAGATTTCTCAGACGCATTTAATCGATTCCATCAACTCTACCCATCCCTCTTTGCCTCGTGCCGAAAAAGAGAAGTACAGAAGGAT ttACGCCAAATTTGCGAAGAATGACAATTTTATGGAAGATATAACGAAGAATCAGAAGGCTACTTTGGCATGA